One Theropithecus gelada isolate Dixy chromosome 3, Tgel_1.0, whole genome shotgun sequence genomic window carries:
- the LOC112621089 gene encoding 60S ribosomal protein L10-like encodes MQPVCCMGCSKGPWRQAFTMDIHVSNFALPQCRLQTGMRGAFGKPQGTVARVHIGQVIMSIRTKLQNKEHVIEALRRAKFKFPGRQKIHISKKWGFTKFNADEFEDMVAEKRLIPDGCGVKYIPNRGPLDKWRALHS; translated from the coding sequence ATGCAGCCTGTTTGTTGTATGGGTTGCTCTAAGGGACCTTGGAGACAGGCCTTTACGATGGACATTCATGTTTCTAACTTTGCATTACCCCAATGTAGGCTCCAAACGGGCATGCGAGGTGCTTTTGGAAAGCCCCAGGGCACTGTGGCCAGGGTTCACATTGGCCAAGTTATCATGTCCATCCGCACCAAGCTGCAGAACAAGGAGCATGTGATTGAGGCCCTGCGCAGGGCCAAGTTCAAGTTTCCTGGCCGCCAGAAGATCCACATCTCAAAGAAGTGGGGCTTCACCAAGTTCAATGCTGATGAATTTGAAGACATGGTGGCTGAAAAGCGGCTCATCCCAGATGGCTGTGGGGTCAAGTACATCCCCAATCGTGGTCCTCTGGACAAATGGCGGGCCCTGCACTCATGA